A window of Enterobacter ludwigii genomic DNA:
CCGAAACCGGAGGGCATGCCGATGTATGACCTTCACGTGATTTTCAGCGACGGGCCCGGCGAACTGGCGCGCTTTGGGCAGCTGTTAGGCCGCAACGGCGTGGGGCTGGAGGGCGGTGGCGTATTTGGTACCGATGCCCATTTTCTCGTTGAGGATGGAGAAAAAGCGCAACGTGTTCTGATGGCGGCAGGATTTACCGTGCAGGCGGTGCGCAAGCCGATTATCAGGAAACTCAGGCAGGAGCGGCCTGGCGAGTTAGGCGACATTGCGGCGGCGCTGGCGGCACGCGGTGTGTCTATTCTTACTCAGTATAGCGACCACGCAAATCACCTTATTCTGCTGACGGATGATGATAAGCTGGCCGCAGAGATCACCGAACCCTGGGCGACCCATGTTAAAAACGAGCTTACCGCCAGATAACAGCGCGGCGCTGGAACTGGCCATTGCATCGGTGGCGGCGGCAATGGCCGATCCGTCGCGCGTGAAGATGCTCTGCGCGCTGATGGACGGGCGCGCGTGGACGGCTACCGAACTGAGCACCGCGGCAGACGTTGCACCGTCGACCGCCAGCGGGCATCTCGCCCGGCTGGTGGAAGGGAAGTTGATTACCTGCCTCTCTCAGGGTCGTCACCGCTATTATCGCCTTGCCGGGCACGACGTGGCGGCGCTGGTGGAGCAGATGATGGGGCTTTCGTGGAGCCGCATTACCCCACCGGAAACCACCGCGCCGAAAGCCATGCGGGAAGCCCGGACCTGCTACGACCATCTGGCGGGTACGGTGGCGGTGCAGATCTACGATTTCATGCAGGCTGAAGGCTGGCTGGAGGCAGACGGTTCAGCGCTTACGCTATATGGCCGTGAGCAGTTCCTGAAACTCGGCATTCCGTTAAATGCTCATTC
This region includes:
- a CDS encoding amino acid-binding protein — translated: MYDLHVIFSDGPGELARFGQLLGRNGVGLEGGGVFGTDAHFLVEDGEKAQRVLMAAGFTVQAVRKPIIRKLRQERPGELGDIAAALAARGVSILTQYSDHANHLILLTDDDKLAAEITEPWATHVKNELTAR
- a CDS encoding winged helix-turn-helix domain-containing protein produces the protein MLKTSLPPDNSAALELAIASVAAAMADPSRVKMLCALMDGRAWTATELSTAADVAPSTASGHLARLVEGKLITCLSQGRHRYYRLAGHDVAALVEQMMGLSWSRITPPETTAPKAMREARTCYDHLAGTVAVQIYDFMQAEGWLEADGSALTLYGREQFLKLGIPLNAHSRRKACCACLDWSERRFHLGGEAGALLLAHLESKGWIQRVAGYREVVVTALGKDAITKHFSR